The genomic DNA ATTGAAGTTATTAATTTAATAGAAGGAACTAAGTATGAGTACATTCCGAAACAAGAAGATATTATAACTGGAATGGCTGATTTATCTAGAATGAAAGAAATGTTACAGCAACCTGAGCATTATACTGAGCGTCATTTTCGTTCTGAGTGTATAAGTTGTGCGTTTCGTAGTGAATGCCAAAGGGAAGAAGTAAAGAAAGAAGCGAAACAGAAGAAAAATATAGTTCATTAAAGGATGCAACTTTGCATCCTTTTTTGTTATTGACATGAAAAGCTTTTCATCATTTACGGTATATTTGTAGCAGATTTTAATAAAGTGAAATTTTAATTAGTGGGGTTTTGTTCATCACCCACTGATTATTAGCCTTAACCAATCGGGCTTTAACGGGCAGCCCGCCCCCCACCTAACTTCTTTGCTTCCGCTGAATTTTGAGGTGGGGGTCTTACTGCCCGCAAATAGCGGGATAAAGGGAGGAATAATCAATGAAAGATGAAACGAAAGTATTTCAATGGTTAAAAGAACAAAATGCTCCTTTTGAAATTCAACTGCAAATCTTACAGGCATTTCAATTGTATAAAGTTATTGTTGAAATGGATAAAAAGTTAATGATGTATGAGGAAAGAGTATACAGGGAGAGAATGTAATCTCATCCCTGTAATATCGTTTTTAGCTGTTCTGTACTTGTAATGAATTCGAGTTCATTCTCTGACTCAAAGTTATAAATAATATTATGTAGTAAAGGACTGTATTGATAAAAGGTAGTAATGCGGTGAATGAGTAATGGATCATGATGAGAAATAAGTGTACTGTACTGTTCATATACAGATGTAGTAAACTCATGTCCGAAATCATAATATAGTCCTGCAAAATCAAAAGCAGGATCGCCAATTTGCGCATCACCAAAATCGATAACACCTGAAATGCTTTTGTTCTGCTTGTTAAATAAAATGTGATGATGTGTAAAATCAGCGTGAATGATTGTGTTTTGAAAAGTGGATGTAGCTAAACATGCAAAGAAATTTTCAAATAAGCGATTTAAGGCTAGTTTCTGTAATGAAGTAAGGTTAGTAGTGAGATATTGGTTTAATTTTGTTTGTAGCTCTTTCCAGTAGGTACATGTTTTTCTAATAGGGAAACATAGCGTTGTAACTTGGTTTAAAGGAATACTATGTAGTACCGCAAGGAAAGTAGCTAATTTTGTAATAATTGCTTTCAGCTCTGTATCCTCCAGCGTGGCAATTGTTTCTGTTTTTAATGGTTCACCATGAATGAGAGTATAGTAACTACAAAGAGGAACCTCATCAGATTCATTTTTATAAATTAGGTGATATTGTGGAACTTTGATTTCTTGTAGTGATTGAGTGAGAATTGTGCATAGTTCTTTTTCTAACGGAATTCGCATTGCATATTCCTGTTTTCGCGGGAAACGAAACAGTAGCTCATCATTTACTATAACTGCTACATTATCCCATCCTCCTTTATTTTGTTTATATGAACGTATAGAAAGATTAGGCAAAGCTTCTTTTATATAATGTTTGTAAGAGTCCATAATTGTTCCTCGTTTCTGAGTTAAGTTATTCTACTTTATGATATCAGAATTTTCTTTCTATATGTTAAAATATAGCTATCATTATGAAGAAGGGCGGGAGTATTACGAAAAAAAGATTGTTAATCATTTCTCTATGTATCGCTTTTGTATTGTTTTGGTCATATAAAGAGAAGGTTTTTGCTACCTTTAAACCGATTGATCAGTACGAGTTAAATAAGGAATTAAAGAACAAAAGTATAGAAAATTTAACTCATAATGAAATGAAAAAGGTAGGAGAGCATTTTGTGACCGAGCAACTATCAGTGTTTGAGTTTACTAATAAAGAAGATGTGAAACGAAAAGGTGAAGAACTATTTTTAAATAGAGGGTATGAACAATTAATGGGAAATTATTATCCAAATCGTTTTCAAGATTTAGAGTATAAATTTACAAACGAGGAGATACGTGAAGAGACCGATGAGAGTTTTCTTTATCAAGCTGTAGCGTACGTTGCGGGTACTGAAAATGGTAAGAGAAGCAAAATGAAATTGAATTATGAAGTGAAAATTGTAAAGGTTAATAATATATTTATGGTGCTAGAACAAAAGCAGCGCGTACAATAAAGGAAATTCATTGCTCAATAGAACATTTGGGGGTGTACTACTTAATGCGGAATAAAAAGGCCCTCAAGGAATCAAGGGCCTTTAAAGATTTTCATTTTGTTGACCAAGTTCTTTTTGAGCAATATATAAATTTCCTTGCTCGACTTGTTTAAGTGTATGAACAGAATCTCCTGCATATCCTTTTTGTGTTTTAACAGTTCTTTTTGAACGATTGGAATTTTGTTTCTTCATATAATAGGCACCTTTCATCAAAAATAAACGAAAATGATAAGTATGAGTAATACAGCAGCGAAAATGGTAATGCCCATTAAAAACGAAGTGTTTTTATATTTAGGTGGCTTATGTACATCTTGCCGATATCCAGGTGAAATTTCAGGGGCAAATTCTTCATCGAATGATTGCTTTTTTTCTTTGTCGTCCATATGTACCCACCTTTCTTTTTCATTATATTACACGTTACAAGAAAAAATATGCATAAAGAAAACAGCCGCTTTATTATTAGCGGCTGTTTTGTGTTGCATATTTTCGTTGTACTTGAAAGAGACGGATAAGTAGGAAGGCAGCGCCAAATGCTAGACCGATAATAAGACCGATCCAATAGCCTTTTGCGGCCCATTCTGTATACGTTGCTAGTATGTAACCTAGTGGTAGACCTATTATCCAATAAGCAATTAAAGTCATAATTAGAGCAACATTTACATCTTTATAACCACGCAGAGCTCCTTGTACAGGGGTTGCAATTGCATCTGAAATTTGAAATAAAATCGCAAAGATAAGAAATTCTTTTGCTAAATGATGAACTTTTGCATCTGTCGTATAAATAGAAGCAATTTGATTATCAAAGAAGTAGAGAAGAATCGAATATAATAAAGCGAAGGCAAGGGCTAATCCAATTCCAATCAGTCCGTATTGTTTTGCATTATCGTAACGTTTTGCTCCGACTTCGAATCCGACTGCAATAGTCATTGCCATTGCTAAACTTAGCGGAGTCATATATAACAAGGAAGCAAAGTTCATAGCTGCTTGGTGAGCTGCAATAGTTGTCGTACTAAAATTACTCATCATAAGCGTTACCGCAGCGAAAATACTTGTTTCAAAAAAGATAGCAAATCCGATAGGGACGCCAAGCTTTAAGAATGCTGTCCAACTCGAAAGAGAAGGACGATATAATTGTTTGAAAATGTTAAAAGAGGCAAAAGGCTCTTTCGTCTGAATAATAATGACTGTAATAATTAAAATGCACCAATATGTTGCAGTGGAAGCAATTGCTGCTCCGACACCACCAAGCTTTGGGAAACCGAAGTTACCAAAAATTAATAGGTAATTTAATATTACGTTAATTGGTAATGATAGTAATGTAATAATCATCGTTGTTCGAGTTTTTCCTAATGCATCAATAAATCCACGTAAAACAGTGTACGTGAATAAAGGTATAATTCCTATTGCGATAATACTTAAAAATTGAGCTGCAATTCGTTCCACAGGTTCTTCTAAGCGCATGCCGTTTAAAATAGGTGAAACGACGAAGAAACCGATGAGGATAACAACGAAGCTAGCACAAATTGCTAAATAAACTGCTTGTATGACAACGTGGGGAACGTCCTCTTTTTTCTTGGATCCAACGAGCTGTGCAACAATGGGAGTAGTAGCCATTAAAATTCCTGTTAATCCCGTACTAACTGGAAGCCATATACTTGTTCCAATTGCAACACCTGCTAAATCAGTTGGACTTGCATGTCCTGACATTGTTGTATCAAAAAAACTCATCGCAAATAATGACATTTGCGTTACAAAAATCGGAAAAAATAGTAATACAAATTGCTTTAACTTTTGTGAGAATGAAGTAGTTTCTTTCATAAAATCCCCTTTCCGTATAAAAAAACAAACTCTTACTATCATACAATTTAATCAAAGATTAGAAAAGAAATACGCGCCTACAACATATGAAACCAATAAAAAAAGGATGCACTTTGAAAAGGGATAAGGTATTATGATAAGGTGTGAAAAAATTACATATTATTTGTTATTAAGGAGGCACTACTTGTGGCTGATTGGTTAATTGGTTTAATCATGGGTGCTGTTGAAGGGTTAACAGAGTTTCTACCAGTATCATCAACAGGACATATGATTTTAACAGGACATTTAATTGGATTTGAAGATGAGAGAGCGAAAGTTTTCGAAGTTGTTATCCAATTGGGATCGATTTTAGCAGTTGTTGTTATATTCTGGAAGCGTCTATGGTCGTTAGTTGGAATAGGAAAAGTAACAGACGGACCATCGTTAAATTTATTACATATTATTATCGGGATGATTCCTGCCGGGGTACTTGGCGTATTATTCCATAGCACTATTAAAGAGGTTTTATTTGGTCCAGGACCAGTTGTTATTAGCTTAGTAGCCGGTGGTATTTTAATGATTGTTGCTGAGAAGTTTTCAAAACCAAGTACAGCAAGAACGTTAGATGAAATCACATATAAACAGGCATTTACAATTGGAATGTTCCAATGTTTAGCTCTTTGGCCAGGGTTTTCTCGTTCTGGTTCTACAATCAGTGGTGGTTTATTAGCTCGCGTGTCGCATACAGCGGCAGCTGAATATACGTTCATTTTAGCGGTACCGATGATGGTAGCTGCAAGTGGGTTAGATTTAATTAAAAGCTGGGATGTATTAAGCTCAGCAGATATAACGCTATTTGTAACAGGATTTGTAACTGCATTCGTTGTTGCGATGCTTGCAATTGTTTCATTCTTGAAATTATTATCTCGTGTAAAACTAACACCGTTCGCTTACTATCGTTTCATTTTAGCTGCGGTATTCTATTTCTTCATTATGTAATAAAAAAAACTGCCGAGCTCGGCAGTTTTTTTATTTTACTATTTTTTCCACCATATTTTCCATTACATGCTCCCAAAGAGAAGTATCATCAGCTAATGTAGCACGGAAATTAGCATACATTTCTTTTTGTTTTTCTTCGAATGTTGGATCTTCTTTTTCAGGTAATGTAGCGCGCATTGAAGTTACTAATTCTTGTACTTTTGGAGCGCGTGGTCCAAAGACGGCTTGTTCATTTCCATCTTTATCAATGAAAATAAAGATTGGAATCGCACGTGCTGTTCCATTTGTTAAATATTGATCCATTAATTCTAAGTTTTCATCGCGAATTAATAAACTCATATCAATATTTGCAACTTCAGAAATTCGTTTCATAACAGGTACGCATAAAAGAGCATCGCCACACCAATCAGCAGTTAATACGATAACACGCCAGCCGTCATTTTGACGTTCTTCTAATACAGGAAGTAATTCATTTGGAATTAAAAAGTTATTGTAAATGTGTAGTAGCTCGTATTGGTTTACTTGCATTTCATTCACATATGTATCAAAGGACATACCTTTATCAGCCCATTGTTGTAAGTTCATAATTAACACCTCTTTAGTAAGATTTGCTTTCATTGTACCAATTTTTATATAGAAAAGCTTGTATTCTTACTCTTTCTCGTCACTTAATAATTTATTTAAGAGGAAAAAGAATAGTACGACACATAATTCAGCTGTGTTGGACATTTGTACGCTTTCTATCCAATTATCAGCAGTATGAATGACGAACCAATCTAGTGTAATTTCAATGAACGAGAAAAGAGTAATAGAAATCCAATTTGGCATGTTTTGTGTCAGTGGATATAGCAGCGCTTTGAAGAAACTGAAGATGAAAAATGTAATACTGTCTAAGAAAGTGATTAATAAAAAAAGAGAAGTAACGCAGTACGTGAACTATACTCTATACCTGTAATTTGAAAGATTCCTACATATACAAAAAATATAAATGCAAAAACGATAATGAGAAAAAGAGCAATAATACTAGTGATAATCGTTTTATCTTTTAGGCTGAGATTTGAGAATTTCTCCTCCTCATGCATTAAAATACCCCCTTTTTCTGGAAGTTAACTTCATTTTATCATGAAATACCTATTAAAAAACTACGAATTATGGGAAAATAAGGTGACAAAAAGTAAGATTTCATGTAAAATTATTAATAAGGTTTTTATTTAACTAAATGAAATAAAAGGAGCTGTCAAAGTTGTCTCAAAATCGAGAGCAATTAATGGAAGAACTATCGACAAATGTGTTTGCTATGTTTCGCACATTGCGTAATGATATCGGAAAAATATTCGGTGGTTACATACCGTGGAATGAATTCATCGTCCTGAGAATATTAAATCGTACGAATAAAGAAATGGTATCGCGTGTAGCAAATGAATTAAATGTGTCGAATAGTCATATTACAGCTGTTACAGAAAAATTAATTAATAAAGGTTTTGTAACTCGTTCACGTTCTACATCGGATCGCCGAGTTGTGTATTTAGAGATTACAGAACAAGGGAAAGATTTAGTTGCGAAAATGGAAGATGCGAAAAAACAATATTTACAAGAAAGATTCTCTGCACTTTCAGAAGATGAAATGAGTGTAATGATTTCGATTTCCAAAAAACTTATTTAAGTGATTATAAACAAGAAAACGCTTACGTGATGAAAAAGAAGATCTTCCTTATATATGGAAGGTCTTCTTTCGTGTGTAGTAGATGTTAAAAAATAAAATGTGTATGAAAAAAGATAGAGCGCCATACTACTAATACAAGGAAGGGAGGGAGAAATATGACGAATCGTAACGGTAGTAAAGGGAGCGGTAATCAAGGATCACCAAAGTCCGGCCAGTTTAATCAGGAATTTAGCACTGAATTTGAAACTGGTAATGATAATAAAGGGAAAGAATATCGTTCGAAAAAAGGAAGTAAATCAAAAAAGGAGTGAATATATTCACTCCTTTTTTGATTTAAGATGCTGCCGATTGATCAGTATTATATTTTTCTTCTGATTTTGCGACAATCATTGCACAAATTGCATCACCAGAAATGTTTACAGCTGTTCTTGACATATCTAGAATACGGTCAATACCAATAATTAAAGCGATACCTTCTACTGGTAGATTTACTTGATTTAAAACCATTGTAAGCATTACAAGTCCAACACCTGGTACACCAGCAGTACCAATACTAGCTAGTACAGCAGTTAATACGACCATAGCTAATTGCGGTAATGTAAGTTCAACTCCGTATACTTGAGCGATAAATACAGTTGCTACCCCTTGCATAATAGCGGTACCATCCATATTAATCGTTGCACCGAGTGGTTGTACAAATGAGCTGATTGCTTTTGGAACTCCAAGCTTCTCTTGTGCGGTTTTCATTGCAAATGGAAGAGATGCATTAGAGCTAGATGTGCTAAATCCAATTGCCATTACCGGTCCGAAATGCTTAAAGAACCGGACGATACTTTCTTTTGCTAATACCTTTAATAGGCCGCCATATACAAAGACCCCGTGAATAATGAGTACTAACATAACGACAATCATATACTTGAACATCGCAGCGACGCCTGCAAGACCCATTTTACCAACGGATGAAGCGAGCAAACCGAATGTTCCAATTGGGGCTAATTTCATAACGAGATTAACAAGATACATCATTAATTCGTTGCCCTGTTCAAGTAATGAATGGATACCTTGAACTCGTTTTCCTAAAATAGCTATACCGAGTCCAATCAATACGGCAAAGGCAATGATTTGTAACATGTTTCCGTCAGCCATTGCTTTTGCTGGGTTATCTGGTACGATATTTAGCAATGTTTCGACGAAAGATGTTTCAGTTTTTGCACCTTCATACTTAAGACCTTCTGTTTTAAAATTACCGCCAGCTCCTGGTTTTATAATAAGTGCAAATGTAACCGCTATAGAGATGGCAACCGCAGTTGTTACGAGAAAGAATGAAATTGATTTTAAACCGATTCTTCCAAGTTGTTTCGGATCTCCAAGGCCGGCAGCACCAAGTACGATAGAAATGAATACAACAGGAACAACTAGCATTTTAATAAGGCGAATAAACAATTGACCAATTGGGTTGAACACATATTGATTTAGTGGCTCAAAGATAGATGGAGCGGCTAAATTTAGAGTGAGTCCAACAACTAGACCTAGAAATAATGCGATTAAGATTGCTTTTGTTTGTTTCAATAAAATCCCCCCTTTTGTTTGTGCGAAAGTTCTTTCTAAAGTAATTATACCGAAAAAATACCTAATTTAACAATATTTTCTGAATTTTTTGTTTTTATTTAAGTGTAGATAGACTGATTTTGTGTTTGGAAAATAAAATAGACCATCACATAGGATGGTCTAGGGAAGGGGACAATTTATGTCAATTTAATTAGGGATGGAAGCTGCTTTAAGACACTGGGGAATGTCTTAAAAATTAGGGAGGAACAACTTCGATACATATACTATAAAAGGTAGGTGTGACTCTCATGTGAACATAGGGTGAAAGAGAGAGGGAGTTTTAAAGAAAAGATAGAAAGACAAAAAAATAAGACCATCATTTATAAGATGGTCAAGGAAGGGGACAATTTATGTCAATTTAATTAGGGATGGAAGTTGTTCAAAGACACTGGGGAATGTCTTAAAAATTAGGGAGGAACAACTTCGATATATATACTATAAAAGGTAGGTGTGACTCTCATGTGAACATAGGGTGAAAGAGAGAGGGAGTTTTAAAGAAAAGATAGAAAGACAAAAAAATAAGACCATCATTTATAAGATGGTCAAGGAAGGGGACAATTTATGTCAATTTAATTAGGGATGGAAGCTATTCAAAGACACTGGGGAATGTCTTAAAAATTAGGGAGGAACAGCTTCGATACATATACTATAAAAGGTGGATGTGACCTCTGTGTGAACATAGAGTGAAAGAGAGAGGGAGTTTTAAAGAAAAGATAGAAAGACAAAAAAATAAGACCATCATTTATAAGATGGTCAAGGAAGGGGACAATTTATGTCAATTTAATTAGGGATGGAAGCTATTCAAAGACACTGGGGAATGTCTTAAAAATTAGGGAGGAACAGCTTCGATACATATACTATAAAAGGTGGATGTGACCTCTATGTGAACATAGAGTGAAAGATATGGGGATTTGAAAAATAGTACATATGAAATTGTTATTGCTAGCAATATTGAGCTAGGATATATAGTTTTCCAGCATAAAACAAAAAGGAATCTGAATATAAATAAAAGTTGTAATCTATGAAAAAAAGGATTATGCTCAACTATATTATAAGAATATAAGGTTTGTCCCAATTGTTTAAGGGCTTTTTAAAAGCTTTTTATTTATGAGGGGAAAGCTTCACTTTAATAAGGGAGTTAGTGATATGGAAGTAACAAAAAAACAAGGGCTGTATAATCGTCTTATACGATTAAACCCACCACAAATATTAGCATTAGGTTTTTTCTGCTTAATTGTGGTTGGCGGTTTGTTATTAAAGTTACCATTCGCAACGAAAGCACATATTAGTTGGGTAGATGCTTTCTTTACAGCAACGTCAGCAGCGACCGTAACTGGTTTGGGAGTAGTGGATACAGCAAGTACATTTACGATGTTTGGCGAAATTGTTATTATGTTTTTAATTCAAACAGGTGGTCTAGGTCTTATGACAATTGCCATTTTAATTGTTTGGGTATTAGGCAAAAAAATCGGATTACGCCATCGTTTATTAATTGGAGAAGCATTTAATCAAACAAATATAGGTGGTCTTGTAAAATTAGTAAAGCGTGTCTTTATATTTTCGATTTGTATTGAGCTTATTGGGGTCATCTTTTTATCGTTTCGCTTTATTCCAGAGTTTGGTTTTGGAAAAGGTTTATACTATAGTATTTTTCATGTAATTGCATCTTATAATAATGCAGGATTTGCTTTATGGCCAGATAATTTAACAAGATATGTAGGGGATCCCATTATTAATATTGGGATTTGCTCTTTAATTGTAATAGGTGGACTCGGTTTTACCGTATTAATTGATATATGGTATAGTCGCAGTTTTCGAAAATTATCACTTCACTCAAAAATAATGATTATTGGAACAGTAGTGTTAAATGTTATAGCAATGATTGTAATTTTTGTATTGGAATATAATAATGTGAAGACGTTAGGGAATTTATCTTTAAATGAAAAACTATGGGCTTCCTTCTTTCAAGGTATTACCCCGCGGACAGCTGGATTTAATACGATTGACTATGGAGGTATGGAAGAATCATCTATATTATTTACGATGATTTTAATGTTTATTGGTGCAGGAAGTGTATCAACAGGTGGAGGAATTAAATTAACAACGTTTGTTATCTTAATTACATCTGTCCTTTCTTTCTTTAGAAAAAAGGAAGAAATTGTTTTATTTCAGCGTACAATTAAAATGTCGACAGTAACGAGGGCCTTAGCGATTGCTGTTGCTAGTCAAATACTTATTTTTACAGCGGTATTTATATTAATGCTTACAGAAAACTTCAGCTTTATTCAATTATTATTTGAGACAATATCAGCGTTTGGCACAGTCGGATTAACGATGGGAATTACTGCAAAGCTATCGGCATTCGGAAAATGTATTATTATGTTTGTTATGTTTTGCGGATTAATTGGACCGTTAACACTTGTGTTTTCTTTAGCGCGACCAGCAAAACAAAAAATAAAATATCCATCGGAAGATGTGTTTACAGGATAAGGTATCCCGCGTTAAGCGAGATACCTTTTTCTTTTTTAGAACAGGGAGAACAATAAACCAATAAGTGCTACTCGGAATAAAATTGCGATAAGTGCAGCAATCCCACCGACAACTGCAGCGATACCGCCAGTTACAGTAGCTCCGCGATTATAAGCGTAAATACCGAGTAAAACAGAAACAAGACCAAATAGTGTTGGGAAT from Bacillus cereus G9842 includes the following:
- a CDS encoding dicarboxylate/amino acid:cation symporter, which encodes MKQTKAILIALFLGLVVGLTLNLAAPSIFEPLNQYVFNPIGQLFIRLIKMLVVPVVFISIVLGAAGLGDPKQLGRIGLKSISFFLVTTAVAISIAVTFALIIKPGAGGNFKTEGLKYEGAKTETSFVETLLNIVPDNPAKAMADGNMLQIIAFAVLIGLGIAILGKRVQGIHSLLEQGNELMMYLVNLVMKLAPIGTFGLLASSVGKMGLAGVAAMFKYMIVVMLVLIIHGVFVYGGLLKVLAKESIVRFFKHFGPVMAIGFSTSSSNASLPFAMKTAQEKLGVPKAISSFVQPLGATINMDGTAIMQGVATVFIAQVYGVELTLPQLAMVVLTAVLASIGTAGVPGVGLVMLTMVLNQVNLPVEGIALIIGIDRILDMSRTAVNISGDAICAMIVAKSEEKYNTDQSAAS
- a CDS encoding aminoglycoside phosphotransferase family protein → MDSYKHYIKEALPNLSIRSYKQNKGGWDNVAVIVNDELLFRFPRKQEYAMRIPLEKELCTILTQSLQEIKVPQYHLIYKNESDEVPLCSYYTLIHGEPLKTETIATLEDTELKAIITKLATFLAVLHSIPLNQVTTLCFPIRKTCTYWKELQTKLNQYLTTNLTSLQKLALNRLFENFFACLATSTFQNTIIHADFTHHHILFNKQNKSISGVIDFGDAQIGDPAFDFAGLYYDFGHEFTTSVYEQYSTLISHHDPLLIHRITTFYQYSPLLHNIIYNFESENELEFITSTEQLKTILQG
- the uppP gene encoding bacitracin resistance undecaprenyl-diphosphatase; amino-acid sequence: MADWLIGLIMGAVEGLTEFLPVSSTGHMILTGHLIGFEDERAKVFEVVIQLGSILAVVVIFWKRLWSLVGIGKVTDGPSLNLLHIIIGMIPAGVLGVLFHSTIKEVLFGPGPVVISLVAGGILMIVAEKFSKPSTARTLDEITYKQAFTIGMFQCLALWPGFSRSGSTISGGLLARVSHTAAAEYTFILAVPMMVAASGLDLIKSWDVLSSADITLFVTGFVTAFVVAMLAIVSFLKLLSRVKLTPFAYYRFILAAVFYFFIM
- a CDS encoding thioredoxin family protein, producing MKANLTKEVLIMNLQQWADKGMSFDTYVNEMQVNQYELLHIYNNFLIPNELLPVLEERQNDGWRVIVLTADWCGDALLCVPVMKRISEVANIDMSLLIRDENLELMDQYLTNGTARAIPIFIFIDKDGNEQAVFGPRAPKVQELVTSMRATLPEKEDPTFEEKQKEMYANFRATLADDTSLWEHVMENMVEKIVK
- a CDS encoding TrkH family potassium uptake protein; translation: MEVTKKQGLYNRLIRLNPPQILALGFFCLIVVGGLLLKLPFATKAHISWVDAFFTATSAATVTGLGVVDTASTFTMFGEIVIMFLIQTGGLGLMTIAILIVWVLGKKIGLRHRLLIGEAFNQTNIGGLVKLVKRVFIFSICIELIGVIFLSFRFIPEFGFGKGLYYSIFHVIASYNNAGFALWPDNLTRYVGDPIINIGICSLIVIGGLGFTVLIDIWYSRSFRKLSLHSKIMIIGTVVLNVIAMIVIFVLEYNNVKTLGNLSLNEKLWASFFQGITPRTAGFNTIDYGGMEESSILFTMILMFIGAGSVSTGGGIKLTTFVILITSVLSFFRKKEEIVLFQRTIKMSTVTRALAIAVASQILIFTAVFILMLTENFSFIQLLFETISAFGTVGLTMGITAKLSAFGKCIIMFVMFCGLIGPLTLVFSLARPAKQKIKYPSEDVFTG
- a CDS encoding MATE family efflux transporter, which encodes MKETTSFSQKLKQFVLLFFPIFVTQMSLFAMSFFDTTMSGHASPTDLAGVAIGTSIWLPVSTGLTGILMATTPIVAQLVGSKKKEDVPHVVIQAVYLAICASFVVILIGFFVVSPILNGMRLEEPVERIAAQFLSIIAIGIIPLFTYTVLRGFIDALGKTRTTMIITLLSLPINVILNYLLIFGNFGFPKLGGVGAAIASTATYWCILIITVIIIQTKEPFASFNIFKQLYRPSLSSWTAFLKLGVPIGFAIFFETSIFAAVTLMMSNFSTTTIAAHQAAMNFASLLYMTPLSLAMAMTIAVGFEVGAKRYDNAKQYGLIGIGLALAFALLYSILLYFFDNQIASIYTTDAKVHHLAKEFLIFAILFQISDAIATPVQGALRGYKDVNVALIMTLIAYWIIGLPLGYILATYTEWAAKGYWIGLIIGLAFGAAFLLIRLFQVQRKYATQNSR
- a CDS encoding MarR family winged helix-turn-helix transcriptional regulator, with the translated sequence MSQNREQLMEELSTNVFAMFRTLRNDIGKIFGGYIPWNEFIVLRILNRTNKEMVSRVANELNVSNSHITAVTEKLINKGFVTRSRSTSDRRVVYLEITEQGKDLVAKMEDAKKQYLQERFSALSEDEMSVMISISKKLI